A stretch of Candidatus Binatia bacterium DNA encodes these proteins:
- a CDS encoding lytic transglycosylase domain-containing protein translates to MAAAAVVDLSTPRVGAEGLRTLQGHPTVSQRVEHMLGRGRITLRTSLKRSVAYVPMIEEQLGEHGVPAELAYLPMVESRFRPNAVGRRAVGMWQFTRSTARLYGLTVNRKVDERRDPEKSSRAAARYLRDLYDQFESWDLALAAYNAGPGRVRRALKKRPEANFFELADRRLLPRITRGYVPKVLAISLIGPQPGTYGLEVPVARAAARRTDVGANS, encoded by the coding sequence GTGGCGGCAGCGGCCGTGGTGGATCTCTCGACGCCTCGCGTCGGAGCCGAGGGCCTCCGCACGCTTCAGGGGCACCCCACCGTCTCTCAAAGGGTGGAACACATGCTTGGACGCGGGCGGATTACCCTGCGGACCTCCCTCAAGCGAAGCGTGGCCTACGTCCCGATGATCGAGGAACAGTTGGGTGAGCACGGCGTTCCCGCGGAGTTGGCTTATCTCCCGATGGTCGAGAGCCGGTTCCGCCCTAATGCGGTCGGACGCAGAGCCGTTGGGATGTGGCAGTTCACGCGTTCGACGGCGCGTCTGTACGGACTCACGGTCAATCGCAAGGTGGATGAGCGCCGAGATCCCGAGAAGTCCTCCCGGGCCGCGGCGCGCTATCTGCGCGATCTCTACGATCAGTTCGAGAGCTGGGACCTGGCTCTCGCGGCGTACAACGCGGGACCGGGAAGGGTACGTCGCGCGTTGAAGAAGCGGCCCGAGGCGAACTTCTTCGAGCTTGCCGACCGCCGGTTGCTGCCGCGCATCACGCGGGGCTACGTCCCCAAGGTTCTGGCGATCTCATTGATCGGACCGCAGCCGGGAACGTACGGCCTGGAAGTTCCGGTGGCTAGGGCGGCCGCGCGGCGCACCGATGTGGGCGCGAACTCCTAG
- a CDS encoding type II toxin-antitoxin system RelE/ParE family toxin: protein MTTWSADLMKLSLTYSAYREMEQIPGPPLQEIGEAILSLAEDPLPAGSAVLEGQGGCLYLQIAEYYILYHIDEGDSALTVLGVVEGPVQTLH, encoded by the coding sequence ATGACCACTTGGAGCGCCGATCTAATGAAGCTCAGCCTAACGTATAGCGCATACCGCGAGATGGAGCAGATCCCCGGACCCCCACTGCAGGAAATCGGAGAGGCCATCTTGTCGCTCGCCGAAGACCCGCTTCCTGCCGGGTCTGCCGTACTCGAAGGACAGGGAGGCTGTCTCTACCTCCAGATCGCCGAGTACTACATCCTCTATCACATCGACGAGGGCGACAGCGCGCTCACAGTCCTCGGTGTGGTCGAGGGTCCCGTTCAAACACTGCACTGA
- the hisC gene encoding histidinol-phosphate transaminase, with product MRNTADPGTIPNDAASLVLPHVAAMGGYVPGEQPGDGRFVKLNTNENPYPPSARVREAIAAACENLALYPDPSAREVRECASEIYGVDADGVLIGNGSDELLSILVRATTAPGQSIAYPVPTYSLYDTLVELQGARSIHVPFEDDRALPAGLATADARLIFVCNPNAPSGTLIPVSALDELARRRSDAVVVIDEAYVDFADETALPLVGRVPNVVVLRTLSKSYSLAGLRIGIALTSVPLARQLHKVRDSYNVSRIAQAGALAALQDQAGMRAHVERVRATRTRLTDALRRLGFTVAPSHTNFVFAVRPGEDLAPLAAALRDRRVLVRHFTDLPDGLRITVGTEDQIDALLAALADIGATG from the coding sequence GTGAGAAACACCGCAGATCCAGGCACAATCCCGAACGACGCGGCAAGTCTCGTACTGCCTCACGTCGCCGCAATGGGGGGCTACGTCCCGGGAGAACAGCCGGGGGACGGCAGGTTCGTGAAGCTCAACACGAACGAGAATCCGTACCCGCCCTCGGCGCGCGTGCGCGAAGCGATCGCAGCCGCCTGCGAGAACCTCGCGCTTTATCCGGACCCGTCGGCACGAGAGGTGCGCGAGTGCGCCTCCGAGATCTACGGCGTCGATGCGGACGGCGTACTGATCGGGAACGGTTCGGACGAACTGCTTTCGATCCTGGTGCGTGCGACCACCGCACCCGGCCAGAGCATCGCGTACCCCGTGCCTACGTACTCTCTGTACGACACGTTGGTGGAGTTGCAGGGTGCACGCAGCATTCACGTCCCGTTCGAGGACGACCGCGCGCTTCCGGCGGGCCTCGCGACGGCCGATGCCCGGCTGATCTTCGTCTGCAATCCGAATGCGCCGTCCGGAACGCTCATTCCGGTTTCCGCACTGGACGAGTTGGCCCGACGTCGCAGTGACGCAGTGGTGGTGATCGACGAGGCCTATGTCGACTTCGCCGATGAGACGGCTCTACCATTGGTGGGGCGGGTGCCGAACGTGGTGGTCCTCCGCACGTTGTCGAAGTCGTATTCGCTTGCCGGCTTGCGGATTGGGATCGCGCTGACCTCCGTCCCGCTCGCGAGGCAGCTGCACAAGGTCCGCGACTCGTACAACGTGAGCCGGATTGCGCAGGCCGGGGCGCTCGCGGCTCTGCAGGATCAAGCCGGGATGCGGGCGCATGTAGAGCGGGTACGCGCCACGCGGACTCGGCTGACGGACGCGCTCCGCCGCCTGGGGTTCACCGTCGCGCCTTCGCACACGAACTTCGTGTTCGCGGTGCGGCCGGGCGAAGACCTCGCTCCGCTGGCAGCGGCGCTGCGTGACCGGCGCGTCCTCGTCCGCCACTTCACCGACCTGCCCGACGGGCTCCGCATCACGGTCGGTACGGAAGATCAGATCGACGCGCTTCTCGCCGCCCTAGCCGATATTGGCGCTACGGGCTGA
- a CDS encoding Gldg family protein yields the protein MRPSSSLLGLVGALALFFGVTSYFLVGELEAYSIAHLAIGAVLLLIYLVSSFRDLGALLSARSTRYGANMVVYSVLFIALLAGINWLGVRYNQRIDLTEEGVFTLSPQARTVLESIDRELEFQAFLEGGRNPAVENTMRSFSTVSPLVVVKLIDPDQQPELTQKYGVRTYGSVRVQYGEQATTVEQPTEEALTNALIKVTRAKTQVVYFVQGEGEPNIDDVENADGYGQLKADLQNEQYQVEPLVLLQESAVPDDCDVLAIAAPLRPLLDHEVEAIRAYLDGGGHAVFLLPPQTGSALGPLLTDYGIELGDDVVVDQVVRVFQGPTLGLNPMVETYGPHPITQDIRERTIFPLTRSVTPTETPEGLTVTSIAKTSPSSWAESDLDTLFEQSQASLDEADIAGPISIGVAATADRKALGSGEGQTRLVVYGTAAVADNQHINMLFNRDLVLNSFGWLGGQEELVAIRPRTVRSSRVQFSREEASTIFYLSVLIVPELLMVLGLAVWWRRSAL from the coding sequence ATGCGCCCTTCCAGCTCTCTTCTCGGTCTCGTCGGCGCCCTCGCGCTCTTCTTCGGGGTGACGTCGTACTTCCTCGTCGGCGAACTCGAGGCCTACTCGATCGCACACCTCGCGATCGGCGCCGTCCTTCTCCTGATCTACCTGGTGTCCAGCTTTCGAGACCTGGGTGCGCTCCTCAGCGCGAGGTCGACCCGATACGGCGCCAACATGGTGGTGTATTCGGTCCTCTTCATCGCGCTGCTCGCGGGCATCAATTGGCTCGGCGTACGATACAACCAGCGAATCGACCTGACGGAGGAAGGCGTCTTCACTCTCTCGCCCCAGGCGCGCACGGTACTCGAGAGCATCGATCGCGAGCTCGAATTCCAGGCGTTCCTCGAGGGCGGAAGGAACCCAGCCGTCGAGAACACGATGCGCAGCTTCTCCACCGTGTCACCGCTGGTCGTCGTCAAGTTGATCGACCCGGATCAGCAACCCGAGCTAACCCAGAAGTATGGGGTACGAACCTACGGTTCCGTACGGGTTCAGTACGGAGAACAAGCAACCACCGTCGAGCAACCGACCGAAGAGGCGCTGACCAACGCCCTCATCAAGGTGACCCGGGCCAAAACCCAGGTCGTCTACTTCGTCCAGGGCGAAGGCGAGCCCAACATCGACGACGTAGAAAATGCGGACGGCTACGGACAGCTCAAGGCCGATTTGCAAAACGAGCAGTACCAGGTCGAACCGCTGGTCCTTCTCCAGGAATCCGCCGTCCCGGACGACTGCGACGTACTCGCGATCGCCGCGCCCCTTCGCCCCCTCCTCGACCACGAGGTGGAAGCGATTCGCGCGTACCTCGACGGCGGCGGCCACGCGGTCTTCCTACTCCCGCCGCAGACGGGATCGGCCCTGGGCCCGCTGCTCACCGACTACGGCATCGAACTCGGCGACGACGTCGTCGTGGATCAGGTCGTACGAGTCTTCCAGGGGCCCACTCTCGGGTTGAACCCGATGGTGGAAACCTACGGCCCCCACCCCATCACCCAGGACATCCGCGAACGGACGATCTTCCCCCTGACCCGCAGCGTGACGCCGACCGAAACGCCCGAAGGCCTGACGGTCACCTCGATCGCGAAGACCAGTCCTTCGAGCTGGGCCGAATCCGATCTCGATACCCTCTTCGAGCAGAGTCAGGCCAGTCTCGACGAGGCCGACATCGCCGGACCGATCTCCATCGGCGTCGCCGCGACCGCCGACCGGAAGGCCCTCGGCAGCGGCGAGGGCCAAACACGACTCGTCGTGTACGGCACCGCCGCCGTCGCCGACAACCAACACATCAACATGCTCTTCAATCGCGACCTCGTGCTGAACTCCTTCGGTTGGCTGGGGGGCCAAGAGGAACTCGTCGCGATCCGCCCACGCACGGTGCGCAGCTCGCGTGTCCAGTTCAGCCGCGAAGAGGCGAGCACCATCTTCTACCTCTCCGTCCTGATCGTCCCCGAGCTCCTGATGGTGCTGGGACTCGCCGTTTGGTGGCGACGCTCGGCGCTCTGA
- a CDS encoding DUF4340 domain-containing protein produces the protein MSFRNTGILALLVALLGAYVYWVERPAIEKEGRTARLLDVSPEDVTRLELQTPTETIRAEKTGQTWMLTAPIEGPADTRAVDTILRTTAAAEQKRTVGDGSNLASFGLEEPDATLRLFAGDRALPALHIGKGTPIGFNAYARSGDDGDVVLTAGTVRAALMKQLADLRDKTILHVSEGDVAALLLTPRAGAAVRLERMQDGWRLTAPIEAPAAQAAVTNLLAALQALRAVEFATDRGDAAENRRGLTPPALEVTIETSTSAPVVLRIGDEVDLGDKALVAAMIQGDDQIYYVATHVPGSLGKTAADLQDKTLLAGAGDDVTELRVRHADGESFALVRDGDAWAFAGDAADAVQPLIAQRFVDDVLALEGDEILASDTTLETVGLDTPDVEVTIVDAAGTEIGTLVAGRTPGENGPMYHAATRDGDSVYTLRDYVFTRIAKRSADLTAGSPPAASPPAIGP, from the coding sequence ATGAGCTTCCGCAACACGGGAATCCTCGCGCTCCTCGTCGCGCTCCTCGGCGCCTACGTCTACTGGGTCGAACGACCGGCGATCGAGAAGGAAGGACGAACCGCGCGACTCCTCGACGTGTCGCCGGAAGACGTCACCCGCCTCGAACTGCAAACACCGACCGAGACGATTCGCGCCGAGAAGACGGGCCAGACCTGGATGCTCACGGCGCCCATCGAAGGTCCTGCCGACACAAGGGCCGTGGATACGATCCTGCGCACCACAGCCGCAGCCGAGCAGAAGCGCACCGTCGGCGATGGCTCGAACCTCGCCTCGTTCGGCCTCGAGGAGCCCGACGCGACCCTGCGGCTGTTCGCCGGCGACCGAGCCCTCCCCGCGCTCCACATCGGCAAGGGCACACCGATCGGCTTCAACGCCTACGCTCGGAGCGGAGACGATGGCGACGTCGTTCTCACGGCCGGGACCGTCCGCGCCGCGCTGATGAAGCAGCTCGCCGATCTTCGCGACAAGACGATCCTACACGTGTCCGAGGGCGACGTCGCCGCTCTCCTCCTGACCCCGCGCGCCGGCGCTGCCGTCCGGCTCGAACGGATGCAGGACGGCTGGCGACTTACCGCCCCGATCGAAGCTCCCGCCGCACAGGCAGCGGTGACGAACCTTTTGGCGGCCCTTCAGGCACTGCGCGCGGTCGAGTTCGCAACGGACCGGGGAGACGCCGCCGAGAACCGGCGCGGCCTCACCCCTCCCGCCCTCGAGGTGACGATCGAAACGAGCACCAGTGCGCCGGTCGTTCTACGAATCGGCGACGAGGTCGATCTCGGCGACAAGGCCCTCGTCGCGGCCATGATCCAGGGAGACGACCAGATCTACTACGTGGCAACGCACGTCCCCGGCAGTCTCGGCAAGACCGCCGCGGACCTGCAGGACAAGACGCTGCTCGCGGGCGCGGGGGACGACGTGACCGAACTCCGCGTTCGGCACGCCGATGGCGAGTCCTTCGCACTCGTGCGCGACGGGGACGCGTGGGCCTTTGCGGGTGACGCCGCCGATGCGGTCCAGCCGCTCATCGCCCAGCGGTTCGTCGACGACGTCCTCGCGCTCGAAGGCGATGAGATCCTGGCGAGTGATACCACCCTCGAGACCGTGGGCCTCGACACGCCGGACGTGGAAGTCACGATCGTCGATGCCGCGGGTACAGAGATTGGCACCCTGGTCGCCGGCCGGACTCCAGGCGAGAATGGCCCGATGTACCATGCCGCCACTCGAGACGGCGACTCCGTCTACACGTTGCGCGACTACGTCTTCACCAGAATCGCCAAGCGATCCGCCGACCTCACCGCCGGATCCCCTCCCGCGGCCAGCCCTCCCGCCATCGGCCCGTAG